From Verrucomicrobiota bacterium:
ACTTGATCCGGCTCACGCCCACGCGCTTCAAAATTGAGATCGCCTCCGTCGCGGAACCGCCGGTGGCCAGCATGGGATCGACGACAATTGCCAGGTCGATATGCGCCGGGGACGGCAGCTTGTTGTAGTAGATCACGGGCTGGCAGGTGTCATGGTCGCGGTAAAGTCCGAGGTGCCAGACACAGGCATTGGGGACCATATCCAGCAACGCCTCGGCCATGCCCAGGCCGGCGCGAAGAATAGGAATCAATCCAATCGTGCCGGAAATCTGGTGAGCCGTGCATTCCGCGAGCGGCGTTCGCACGGTCAACGGCGCCAGCTTCAAGTCCTGAGTCGCCTCGTAAAACAGGAGGCGAGAAATCTCGCGCACCAAAGCGCGGAAGGAGTTGGGATCGGTCCCCTGGTCCCGCAGCAACGCCAGCTTGTGCAGCAAGAGCGGGTGGCGGCTGATATGAACGTTTGGGTCCATCACACAGCTCCGGGTCCGGCGGCTCCGATCGAATCCGCGTCGAAGGGATGCGGGAACAAATCCTTCAGCCAATGCCGCGCGGTCTGGGCCTGGAGATTGCCCAGGATGACTTCCAAGTTGCCGCAAAATTCCCACAGCAATTGCCGGCACGCTCCGCACGGCGGCGTGGGTTGCTCGGTGTCGGCCACGATCCCGATGCGGACGAAATGCCGGTGGCCTTCCGAAATGGCTTTGAGCAAGGCCACGCGCTCCGCGCACACCGT
This genomic window contains:
- a CDS encoding uracil phosphoribosyltransferase, whose amino-acid sequence is MDPNVHISRHPLLLHKLALLRDQGTDPNSFRALVREISRLLFYEATQDLKLAPLTVRTPLAECTAHQISGTIGLIPILRAGLGMAEALLDMVPNACVWHLGLYRDHDTCQPVIYYNKLPSPAHIDLAIVVDPMLATGGSATEAISILKRVGVSRIKFMALIAAPEGVARLQGVHPDVPIHLAALDSHLDARNYIVPGLGDAGDRQFGTM
- a CDS encoding cytidine deaminase encodes the protein MNDTFARLLDAARAARLKAHAPFSMFQVGAALETADCQIITGCNVENTTYGLTVCAERVALLKAISEGHRHFVRIGIVADTEQPTPPCGACRQLLWEFCGNLEVILGNLQAQTARHWLKDLFPHPFDADSIGAAGPGAV